One Klebsiella electrica genomic window, AAGGGATAAGTTTGAAGAAATAAAAACTCCAGCTTTACTGGCTTTATATAGTCTAGCTACTGACCTAAATGATAGAAAGAATGGTGAATTATCCTTTTATAAGGATTGGAGAAATGATTTGGAACATAATATAGTGATCGTTCATAAAGATTGCGAGCCTTTAGATATATATAATTCCTACGGTTACATGAAGAATATTAGGTTGATATCGGAGTCTGATTTTACTAGACATTTTAAAGTGTTATTGCAAATAGTACGCTCAGCAATTTTTCTTTTTACCTTTATGGTAAGAGAAGAGGGGGGTAAAAGTAACAAGGATTCATTTTTGATATCAAACTCACTAGATTGGAAAATATGAAAACATTACGTTGCAAGTATATCTTGTATTCGTTCAACTTTGACCTGACACACCTCTGGCACAAAGCCCCAATCTCATAGGCGGTTCTATGCCAGGGGCTGAAAGTCTGTCTCTGGTAACATACACTTATTATGTTATATTGAGAAAATCTGGGATATTAGCTGGTTCAAGGTCAAAAATATATTTAATGATTCCGGCTTTTAGGTTCTCCTCAATTCCTTTCCTGAAATCTAGAATACTTGAGATTGTTGCATCATGTTGTAAATGATGTCGCCAGTGAACATCTTTTTCTCGACTATGAAAAGATAACAATCGGGTTAGAGCCATATGTGCGAACATTCCTGATTGTTCATCGATTGTATAATGGGCAACCACGTGGGAATCAGAATATGATTCTTTCGTAGAAAGATCCCAAGAATGAAATAATTGCTGAGCAATTGGTGACAGATCCCTTATTTGTTCATTTCTTCCGTTAGTGAAGTAAACATCATCTATGACGGTATGCCAGTTTTCTTGTGTCCCTTCATCTGTTTCAATGGTTTCAATAATATTTTCTTTCTTGAAACTTATATGAACACCTGAATTAACTTGTGGAGTGTAGGTGAAGTCACCTAAAACTTTACTCATTAAGCTATTACACATTGCATCATTGAAATTAAGGTTGAAATTTGTTTTTGCCTTTGTAAATAAATCTAGATCTACCAGGCTCCAAATTCCATGTCTTCTCCAGGCAATTAAAACGGGCAGCCCTAATAATTGGCCGTAAGCTCTTAATCTGGACACGTAATCTGGACGAAAAGACAAAACATTTCCCATGTAAGATTTAACTTCAATCAAAACAGTAGTCTTGCCTGCGCCACGCACATTAAAATTTGCTAGTAAATCTGGAACCTGAAAAGTCTTGTTAGAAGTAGTTGGATACTGCTGTTGATCCAATTTATGGACTAGGTTGCATTGACCTAGCCAACCACAGATAATCGAAAACTCGTCTTCTAACGGGAGGCCAATATTAAGTCTATTTACACGTTCAGCGATAGCCTTAGCGTCAGCCTCCCAACCCAGTTGCTCTAGAGATTCATGTATAAGTCTCTCTAAATCTGTCGGCTTATCTTTCAAGGTAGCTCCCTATAGGTTTAGTTCGAACTCAATAAGTTATATGTCATTAACATATTACAAAGTTATACCATTATCGCTTAAAGCCGATCATCATGTAAGAATACATTATATCCGTGGCAACGGTTAGTGCTAACTCACAGATATACTGAGCAAAAATTTTTAATGATTTACTTTATCTCCCCACCAATCCATCAACTCAACTCTTTGAAGTAAATAAGTTGAACGGTTGTAAGCTTTTCGAACTTCATTTTTGTCTGAGTGTGCTAATGCTGCTTCAATAACATCAGAATTAAATCCGGCTTCATTGAGTGCAGTACTTGCGATGGACCGTAACCCGTGAGCAACTAATTTCCCACCATAACCAATACGCTTAAGTGCGGCATTAGCAGTCTGACTATTCATTGGTTGCTTAGGGTTATTTCTGCTGGGAAAAACATGTTCACGGTGAGCGCTGATTGGTTTCATCACTTCCAGAATATCTAACGCCTGAGGAGATAGTGGGACTATGTGCTCACGCTTAGCTTTCATCCGTTCGGCAGGAATTGTCCAGAGCTTTGCATCAAGATCGATCTCTGCCCACCGGGTACTGGAAGCCTCAGAAGGGCGCACAAGGGTCAGGAGTTGCCATTCGATTAGACAGCGAGTCGGAACAGACAGATTTGACATGACTAAAGAACGCATCAGCTTCGGCAATTCTTCTGGCCGCAACGTCGGCATGTTTTGCTTTTTGGGCTTCTCAAAGGCCATGCCAACACCGGATGCTGGATTAGCATCAATCAGACCAGTGTTTACGGCATAAATCATGATTTCGTTAATGCGCTGCACCAGTCGACGTACAGTCTCAAGCGCCCCACGTGCTTTTATTGGCTCAAGGGCTTCAACCAAAGTTCGGGCTTTGATTTGCTGAACGGGGATCTCACCGATGGCAGGGAATACATCTTTCTCCAGTGAACGCCAAATGTCTTTTGCGTAATCAGGGGTAACGCTTTTGCTTTTGAGATGGAACCAGTTAGCGGCGACCGTTGAAAAAATACTGTCCAGAGCGATTTGCTGCTGTTCCTCTGCAACTTCGGCCTGAATTTGCGGGTCAATTCCGTTGGCTAACAAGGCAAGGTAATCCGCTCTTAACCCTCGGGCGTCAGCAAGTGAGAGGGCGGGGAAAGCTCCTAGCCCCATCATTGTCCGCTGTTTTGTCGCCGGACGTTGATAACGGAAACGCCAGAGCTTTTTCCCGCTGGTTTTCACTATCAGGAAAAGGCCATCGCCATCATGCAGCGTTAGATCCTTCTCTAACGCTTTAGCGCGCAGAACTTCGGTGTTGGTCAGGGGGCGTGTTGTCCGTGCCACTGTGGCCGCTCCTTCATGAATTGGTATACGCTTTTAGGTATACATCCTACCGTATACCTAAACGTATACCAATAATCACCGGATTTAGCCGGATGTTCTCGGACAACTACAGACACAAAAAAGCCCGCAGAGCTTGTGCTATGCGGGCTTTCTGTACTTCACCGGACGTATCCGGATCATCATTTGGTGGGCTGGCGTCCCTGTGATTAACCATTCATTCCATTGATTTTTAATATTATTTAAACCTTGAATTTTATGTGTGGTTCTAAAAAGGAACCATAAATCGTAATGGTATGGGTTCACACGACTAGCGGATTGGAGAATTGTATCAAAAGGAAACAAATTCTTCAGTTCAACTCCCTGCTGGTAGCTGAACTGCGCAAGCAGGATCTGCTTTTCACCGATTAGTGAATGCGGTAGTTTTTCAGCAAAACTGAATTCTATCCGTAGGGCAGTACCAGCATAGGTGGAGAATGGATTTTGAACAACTGGTCACCAGAGCATACAAAAGACATAAAGAGTTGGTTTAAGATTGATACATATCGCAAATTTGAAGACCTCTCATTGCTCCAGTTTTACCATGAGATATGGGCTCGTAACTTGTTCTTTAAGGAGTATCGGGAAGAGTTTGAAAGCAGAACTCTTATGGGTTACTTCTCAAAAATTTTCAGTGGCAATCCTTTTTTAATTGAAGAAGGGCAACTGGGATACATGACTCCTGCCAACAAACTTTTTCAGCCTCCCCATTTTTTTCTAACAACTCTTGATCGCCTTGCTGAAACGAGCATCATTGCTATGCAACGCGGAGGTTTTGTTTGGGATGGTGATGACAATTATTCAATAAACAGAGATCTTCGGGAAGAATCACTTTCAGATATTATGCCAGATCAATTTTCACGAACAGTCATGTTCGAGATTGATTTGGCAAGTGGCACAGACGAAGAGATTGCAGAGTCGCTTAAAGCTGCATTACCGCAGTGGCGTAAAATCAAAGGTATCGGACCAGATCCTTTAGAATCAGTTCGCTTTGGGTATGGAACTATCAAGAAACTCATCAGTTATCGTGTGATACCTATGCTGGATATCCTGGTGTGGGCAGCCGTTAAAAAAATCCGTGTCTCTGACGACAGGTTATCCAGATTGCTATATACAGACGATGACGAAGAAAGCGAAATGAGGCAGTCTAGCCAAATCAAAGATACCGACAGGCCTTTGGCTCTTAAATCCTGCACAACTGACTTTATCCGACAATTCCATTACTTCATGAACAAAAATAGCCATTTGAAGCAAATGAAAGTCTCTGATGTAATGAAACTATCGGATTAGGATTACATTTATAACTATTTGTTTTAATTGTGAAAATTAACTAAAGGCATCATTATGAGTGGTGCTTTTTTTTGCGATTTTTACTTTAAACCGGGCATTTTGACACTTGCTATAAAACGGGGGAATTTCAGCTACTCTCAAGTTCCCCTTTTCTGTACGGCACCAACTTTGAGAAAACCATCCTGCATAGCTACGAAGAACCTCCGCTTCAGGAGCATCGCTCTTTTCTTTTCCCAACTGTTCGTATAGTGACTTCACCGCAACGACAAGGGATAACGAAATGAAAAATCAAGCAACCCGCCTCATACGCCTACCAGAAGTTCTCGAACGAACTGGCTACGGAAAAGCCTGGATCTATCGTCTGATCAACGATGGTAAGTTTCCTGCCCCTGTCAAAATTGGAAGTCGTGCAGTAGCTTTCGTTGAAAGTGAGATTGATACCTGGATTCAGTCTGTAATCAAAACAAGCCGCAATAATGTCGCTTAATAAAACTGGGAGACATTTTATGAATATCGAAGAATTTGTGAGTGAAGATAACCATATGTGTAATCTGGGTCAGGAACTTTTTTGTGAAATTTTCGAACCCGGAGCGATTTACGATTTACCTGATAATGAGTTTAACAGAAAGATTGTTTACTGGTTAAGCCAGTATTTAGTGGGGAATCTAAGAGAACCGCTAGATTCGATCTCTGAGCTTAATGCTTGCAAACAGATATATGTTTACGAGACCTGGTTATCTCTAATTAAATGTCCTGATGAAATTAGGAATTTATCGAAACGGATAATTCGATATCAGATTGGGCTGAAAACTCTTTTATAAAAATGTAAAGTTTGGTCCCATATTTTGGCATAAAACCTTACAGAATAACTTACATTATTTTGGTTGCCGTTTATTAGCAAGGCAGTGAGATAGTTTTCGAAGTATTAGGTGTACATAATATATACTAGATCTACCAGAGGATAATTTGACAGGAAAAATCGTCTATCTCACTGTTATAATTAAATAAATGATTCTAACGATTCAAATAAATTTGTAAATCTACGAAATGCTTATTATTAATATATTGGAACTATACTTTTTGTAATGTTTAGGAGGAAAATATGTGCAGTATTTGTGTAGATTCGTTTATGTTCGAAAATGGTGAGAGATATTGTCATGTTGTAAATAAAGAAAATGGTGAGCCATTGTACTTTCCAAACTTGTATATAACAACACAAGTCAGGAATCGATCAGAGTCCATATCAACAATGAAGGTTATTGCCGGTAGCATTTCATTGTTATATCGATTCTTTATGAGGAAAGAGATCAATATTGATGAAAGAATTCAGAAAAGGATATTTCTGGCTAATCATGAAATTGATGATTTGATTGAGTTTACTTCATTTAATTTTAAAAATGGCGGAGAAAATGATTTTGGTGTTTCAAATGTCAAAAAACCAACTAAGTATTTTCGGATTACAACAATAGCTAACTATCTGGAATGGCTATGTAAAATACTTCTTTCTCATACAGGTCAGAAAGATACAATCAAAGAGATACTTGTTTTCATTAACAACATAAAAAGAAAGAAACCAAGAAACAATGACAAATATGTTATGGATATCGAAAAGAGCTTAGACAAAGCTCAACTGGATTCTTTGTTTAGCATTCTTTCGCCAGGAAGTAACTTGAATCCGTTTACAGAAACAGTACAAAAAAGAAATAACCTAATATTCCTATTATTACATTGCTTTGGCATGAGAGTCGGTGAACTTTTGAATCTGCGAATTGGTGACATAGATTTTGCAGAATCAACAATAGCAATAAGGAGAAGAGCAAATGATAAAACAGATCCGCGAGTTTATCAGCCATTAGTGAAGACTTGTGAGAGAAAATTAATTGCTGATGCGAACCTTATATATGAAATTTCAGATTATATCTTGAATGATCGTAGGAAAGTTAAAAATGCTAATAAGCATGACTTTCTGTTTATTACCTATAAGGAAGGGAAGACTCAAGGGCAACCGCTATCATTTTCTTCATACCATAAAATAGTGAGTGTTGTTCGTCAATCATCCTCACTTCTAAGTGGATTAACAGGCCATAAATTACGACACACATGGAATTATGAGTTCTCGAAAACAATAGATAAGGCTAAGGACATATCCGACGAAAAAGAGCAACAAATCCGTTCTTATCTAATGGGATGGCTACCAGGTTCAGACACTTCAATAATCTATAATCGCAGGCATATTTTTGAGCTATCGAAAAAAACTGCACTTGAGCAGCAAGATCAACTATTCAAAGGAGGATTTAATGAATAATTTAATTAAACAAAACTCTGATAAAATGTCAATTCATGAACAAAAAATCGTCACTTTGATTGAGAGTAATGGAATCAATATTAGAAACTTAATATGTGTTATGGACGAAAGTTTGATTTGTGGGTTTGTGAATACATTACAATATTATTTTTGTAGTAAAAGCCATTTGCATGTAAAAACAATAGTTAAAAATATGAAGGATTTTGTTAACAATGTTTCTCCTAATTACATTGATGATAAGGTTCTAATTGAATATCAAAATAAGCAATTATCAAAAGCCCCAGCATCATTTCGTGTTTTACGGCCATTTTTTACTAAATGGTTTGAATCAGGATACCCTGGAATAGATGAAAGTGCTGTTGAAATAGCAAAGCATTTTGACCTAAGAATAAAAAAATCTGGTCAACCTATATTACAAGATGATCCAACTGTGGGGCCACTGACTAAAGAGGAACACACTTCCTTGATCAAGGCTATGAGTCACGCATATAGCATAGGTGAACTGTCATTGTCAAATTATGCGATATCGCTATTAATAAGTCTTACCGGTAGAAGACCTCAGCAGTTAGTTATGTTGAAATATAAAGACCTTCTTCAAAAGAACTTAGATAATGGTAAAGTAGAATATTTAATTTCAGTACCACGAGTTAAACAAAGGGGTAAACAACTACAATATCGAGAACTGCCAATAATCTCAGAGGTTGCATCAATTGTTCAACTTCAAGCTAATCATTCCGTGAGGCTTGTTGAGCAAACCCTTGGCAAAACCCTTGATGATCATGCCAAAAGCAAGGTTCCAGTTTTCTTGAACGAGAAAAAACTTCTTGATTTAGTCATAATAGATTTTAACTTCCTGGAGGTTAATAAAATATACGCAAAACCAACAATTGCTAATAGAGCTTTGAAGAATATTGTTAATACTGGGAAGTTAATTTCAAACCGTACAGGATCGCCACTCAATGCTACTCCTCGCAGGCTTCGTTATACAATAGCAACTATGCTGGCTAAGGATGGTCATAATGCCAATACTATAGCTGAATTGTTGGATCATTCTTCAACTTCAAGTACGGGAATTTATATTAAAAATCTTGCTGAGAGTGTTGAAAGAATTGATTCCGCTGTTTCAGAACAATTGTCATTTGTCGCTGAAATTTTTATGAATGGAATAAAGTCAAAAGAGATAACGAATTTCAAGTTTTGCTCTTCGAGAAAATGCCAAAGTCAGAATTTAAATGTAAGTTTCCCTTGTAATGAATGTGCTTTCTTTATGCCAGTTGATATTGACGAGGTAAATCCCCGATGAACAATATTATTTTATTTAAATCTAAAAAACAAATTACGGCAGAAAACAATTATAATGAATTCATAAATTTTTGCCGCGATCAACTATCAGGGCTCACCCAAAATCAGGATTGGGAACAATATGTCTGGAAAGGGTATGTAACCTTTAGAAAGATAGGGGTTGGACATAAGGTGTTTAACTCCAAAGATGCAATGCATGAAGATTTTCTCGATTTTGCAAAAGCATATATCAGATATCAACACTCATTGAAACCCTTGAAAAATTATGGGATTACAATGATGGCTTTGAGATGTCTCGAACAGGCTCTTTTGCAAGTTCTGAACAGTGGTCTCATTTATAATGTTACAGCCGTTGTTTTTGATGAGGCAATGCAAATCGGAAGTAAATATTTTGAAGGTAATGTTCTCGCTCAATGTGGGATACAGCTTGAAAAATTATCAAAATTTCTATGTGAACATAACCTTGTGAAATCAGGGTACATATCCTGGAAAAACCATGTGAAGCAGAAGGTCAAAAACAACTATCTTCCTGAGATTGAGGACTATCACAGAAACGATAAGTTACCAGATGAATCAGCATTACTTGCTATTGCTGATATTTTTTCTAAAAATGATGAGCTACTGAGTCCAAGGGATAAATTTACCAGTTCAGTATTTGCACTTCTGCTTTGTTGTCCGAGCAGAATTTCTGAGATTTTAGCTTTACCTGCTGATTGTGAGATTACACAAAAAGATGAGAAGGGTATCGAAAGATATGGTCTGAGATTCTATTCGGTTAAGGGGTATGGCCCTAATATCAAATGGATTCCACGGGTTATGGCACCAGTTGCAAAGAAAGCAATTAGAAGATTACTTTCCTTATCACAAAATGCAAGAGCACTTGCTCAATGGTGCGAAAAATACCCTGATAAATTTTACCGGCATGAACTTTGTCCAAAAGTTGATGATAATTCAAAGTTGACAGTTGTACAGGTTTGTCATGCACTTGGTTACCATTTACATGATCATAAATCATGCGTTCTAAAAATTAAAAGAACGAGTTTGGATGGTGGGAAAAGTTTCTTAAATTCCAATGATTATAACTATTCATTGAGTGAGTTATGGGAAATGATTAGCTCTGGTATTAGCAGAGATTTTCCATGGTATGATGAAGAAAAATCCATAAAATTTAGCAATGCCTTATGTTTACTGAATTATCGCCAATTCTCGTTATCCCGAATGAGTGATATCTATTCATTTTATAAACCTACTAAAGCATTCTTTTTTGGTGACATACAAAGTAAAAGAAGTTTTGAAGTGGGGTATAAAAATATTTTCGCCCGACACGGATATTATGATACTGAAGGTCAGCCACTGCTTATTCGCTCACACCAACCACGACATCTTTTAAACACAATAGCTCATTATGGTGAAATGTCTGAACTGGATATAGCTAAATGGTCTGGTCGTGTCAATGTGAATCAGAACAGAGTTTATAATCATGTGTCAGAAGAAGATATGTTAGATAAAATCAAAACTATTAAGTTGAGCATGAAAAATTATTGTCAAAGGAAGTCAATACCCACAAATGAATTGACAGTTGATTTTGATAACCTGAATCAAGGAGCAATTCACTTAACAGAATTTGGCTACTGTGTGCATAACTATTTAGTTCGTCCTTGTACTAAAATCAATGAATTTATAGAATATGATAATGAAACACTGGAAATGAAATCAATAGATAGAATTAGACTTGAATCTATCCGAGAAAAAGTAACAAAACTGAAGAGTATAACGCAGACTGCTTATGAAAATGGTGATTATGGTGCAGACAAATGGCTGCAACACCATGAGAAAAATTTGGAAAGAATTAATAAGCTTTTGAATAATTAAAATAGGAGATACTTATGGCGAAACATTTGAACAGGAGTGAAATAAAGGCAATTACACACATTATATTGACTTGGGACGGCAAAATCACATGGAGTGATTTATGTGAATCAGTTTATAAGAATTTAAACAGAACTATCACAAGGCAATCTTTAAGTGCTCATGATGAAGTTGTTGAAGCATATAGAACAAAGAAAAATTTGTCTAATTTGAAAAAATCTGGCCTTAAAAAGCCAGCTAATTTAACGATTGCGGCACAACAAATAATAAATCTTAAAGCCGAAAATGAAATGTTGAAAAAACAGAATAATAGATACAAAGAGCAGTTTAGCTATTGGCAGTATAATGCTTATAGACATGGTCTCACTATGGAACAATTGAATAGGCCATTTAATAAAAAATAATATTTGATAGGTTACACCTATTGACAAGTTAAATAAATGCGATAAATATAAATATATGGTCAGGATGACTATTTCAATTATGCAAGGATGCATTTTATGGACAAAAACATCATCAATTCAGAGTTTACTCTGGAAGAGCAACTTATCATTATCGTCGATAAATATATCTCAAAACGATACCAGCCAGGTGATAAAAGTTTCTCATATCAACTTTACCTAGTTTTTGTGGGATACCATTTAAAATATTTCTACCCTAAAAGGATTTATTCCAAATCTAATCGTAATATTGATAATATTATGACAATGTTTAGTTCTGTATACAAATGTCTTACAAGTACTTTGTTACAGCGATTAAACAATAAGGAAGCTGTTATCAGAGAGCTAAACTCCCTTGTGAATTACATTGATAATAACCAGAACCAGACAGAAGATATTTATAATACTTTTAAAGCACAATATGAAATGAAAGTAATTGAGGGAGAGTTAACCCATGAAGTTCGCGTGAGAACCGTCAGGTTATAGGCAATAAAAAAGCCCCTATGCAGGGGCTAAAAGAGACTTCTTGATATAGAATACTACTGAACTTCTTTCCAGACACCATCAGCTTTCACAAGCTTAACAGGCTTTGTCTGTTTCATATTGCTAATCGAGGCATCGACAATGCAGTTATAAACATTATTTGCTTCTTCTGTGCAACTTAGTTTCTTAACATAATCTATTCTTAAAAGATCTTTTTCGGGAATACTTGAGTTCAGAGCTTTCATACTTGCATTTGATCTATCTACAACACTTTTGAAAGCATTGTATATGTCTTTTTCAGAAGGTTCGGAATTACAGGCTGTTAATAGAAAAGTAGAAAGGATAACTGCGAGAATTGAGTATGTTTTCATTTTCTTGTCCAGGAAACGATTAATTAAGAATGCCAGATTTTGTATTGTTATTATCAGTAGAGAATGTCCACTTGCTTACGGTTTCTCCATTGAAGTCGATTTCGAGAGTTTTAGACTGAGTCTGGGAGCCGCCAGTTAGCAAACCGACAACAGGGATAAAAGTCGAGGCATTGAACTGATTGTTATACATGAAATATCTCCATTGCTCGTTGCCATCGTCAAGAGTCGTTCTGGTGTCAGGCTCACCAAGTTGAGCAAGTAGCTCTGCCTTAGTTGTTTTGTTTTTAATTATT contains:
- a CDS encoding integrase domain-containing protein, coding for MARTTRPLTNTEVLRAKALEKDLTLHDGDGLFLIVKTSGKKLWRFRYQRPATKQRTMMGLGAFPALSLADARGLRADYLALLANGIDPQIQAEVAEEQQQIALDSIFSTVAANWFHLKSKSVTPDYAKDIWRSLEKDVFPAIGEIPVQQIKARTLVEALEPIKARGALETVRRLVQRINEIMIYAVNTGLIDANPASGVGMAFEKPKKQNMPTLRPEELPKLMRSLVMSNLSVPTRCLIEWQLLTLVRPSEASSTRWAEIDLDAKLWTIPAERMKAKREHIVPLSPQALDILEVMKPISAHREHVFPSRNNPKQPMNSQTANAALKRIGYGGKLVAHGLRSIASTALNEAGFNSDVIEAALAHSDKNEVRKAYNRSTYLLQRVELMDWWGDKVNH
- a CDS encoding DNA-binding protein, producing the protein MNNIILFKSKKQITAENNYNEFINFCRDQLSGLTQNQDWEQYVWKGYVTFRKIGVGHKVFNSKDAMHEDFLDFAKAYIRYQHSLKPLKNYGITMMALRCLEQALLQVLNSGLIYNVTAVVFDEAMQIGSKYFEGNVLAQCGIQLEKLSKFLCEHNLVKSGYISWKNHVKQKVKNNYLPEIEDYHRNDKLPDESALLAIADIFSKNDELLSPRDKFTSSVFALLLCCPSRISEILALPADCEITQKDEKGIERYGLRFYSVKGYGPNIKWIPRVMAPVAKKAIRRLLSLSQNARALAQWCEKYPDKFYRHELCPKVDDNSKLTVVQVCHALGYHLHDHKSCVLKIKRTSLDGGKSFLNSNDYNYSLSELWEMISSGISRDFPWYDEEKSIKFSNALCLLNYRQFSLSRMSDIYSFYKPTKAFFFGDIQSKRSFEVGYKNIFARHGYYDTEGQPLLIRSHQPRHLLNTIAHYGEMSELDIAKWSGRVNVNQNRVYNHVSEEDMLDKIKTIKLSMKNYCQRKSIPTNELTVDFDNLNQGAIHLTEFGYCVHNYLVRPCTKINEFIEYDNETLEMKSIDRIRLESIREKVTKLKSITQTAYENGDYGADKWLQHHEKNLERINKLLNN
- a CDS encoding helix-turn-helix transcriptional regulator, with the translated sequence MKNQATRLIRLPEVLERTGYGKAWIYRLINDGKFPAPVKIGSRAVAFVESEIDTWIQSVIKTSRNNVA
- a CDS encoding DUF6387 family protein, whose protein sequence is MNNWSPEHTKDIKSWFKIDTYRKFEDLSLLQFYHEIWARNLFFKEYREEFESRTLMGYFSKIFSGNPFLIEEGQLGYMTPANKLFQPPHFFLTTLDRLAETSIIAMQRGGFVWDGDDNYSINRDLREESLSDIMPDQFSRTVMFEIDLASGTDEEIAESLKAALPQWRKIKGIGPDPLESVRFGYGTIKKLISYRVIPMLDILVWAAVKKIRVSDDRLSRLLYTDDDEESEMRQSSQIKDTDRPLALKSCTTDFIRQFHYFMNKNSHLKQMKVSDVMKLSD
- a CDS encoding tyrosine-type recombinase/integrase translates to MNNLIKQNSDKMSIHEQKIVTLIESNGINIRNLICVMDESLICGFVNTLQYYFCSKSHLHVKTIVKNMKDFVNNVSPNYIDDKVLIEYQNKQLSKAPASFRVLRPFFTKWFESGYPGIDESAVEIAKHFDLRIKKSGQPILQDDPTVGPLTKEEHTSLIKAMSHAYSIGELSLSNYAISLLISLTGRRPQQLVMLKYKDLLQKNLDNGKVEYLISVPRVKQRGKQLQYRELPIISEVASIVQLQANHSVRLVEQTLGKTLDDHAKSKVPVFLNEKKLLDLVIIDFNFLEVNKIYAKPTIANRALKNIVNTGKLISNRTGSPLNATPRRLRYTIATMLAKDGHNANTIAELLDHSSTSSTGIYIKNLAESVERIDSAVSEQLSFVAEIFMNGIKSKEITNFKFCSSRKCQSQNLNVSFPCNECAFFMPVDIDEVNPR
- a CDS encoding tyrosine-type recombinase/integrase produces the protein MCSICVDSFMFENGERYCHVVNKENGEPLYFPNLYITTQVRNRSESISTMKVIAGSISLLYRFFMRKEINIDERIQKRIFLANHEIDDLIEFTSFNFKNGGENDFGVSNVKKPTKYFRITTIANYLEWLCKILLSHTGQKDTIKEILVFINNIKRKKPRNNDKYVMDIEKSLDKAQLDSLFSILSPGSNLNPFTETVQKRNNLIFLLLHCFGMRVGELLNLRIGDIDFAESTIAIRRRANDKTDPRVYQPLVKTCERKLIADANLIYEISDYILNDRRKVKNANKHDFLFITYKEGKTQGQPLSFSSYHKIVSVVRQSSSLLSGLTGHKLRHTWNYEFSKTIDKAKDISDEKEQQIRSYLMGWLPGSDTSIIYNRRHIFELSKKTALEQQDQLFKGGFNE